From the Kogia breviceps isolate mKogBre1 chromosome 15, mKogBre1 haplotype 1, whole genome shotgun sequence genome, one window contains:
- the COX6A1 gene encoding cytochrome c oxidase subunit 6A1, mitochondrial has protein sequence MAVAAAPRVSGLLGRSRLLSRPMSSGGHGEEGTARMWKSLTYFVALPGVGVSMLNVFLKSHHGEEERPEFVAYPHLRIRSKPFPWGDGNHTLFHNPHVNPLPTGYEDE, from the exons ATGGCGGTGGCAGCTGCGCCTCGGGTTTCTGGGCTGCTAGGTCGTTCCCGGCTGCTAAGCCGGCCTATGTCGAGTGGCGGCCACGGCGAGGAGGGCACAG CTCGCATGTGGAAGTCCCTCACCTACTTCGTGGCGCTCCCCGGAGTGGGAGTCAGCATGCTTAACGTGTTCCTGAAGTCGCACCACGGAGAGGAGGAGAGACCCGAGTTCGTCGCCTACCCCCATCTCCGCATCAGGTCCAAG CCCTTTCCCTGGGGAGATGGTAACCATACCCTATTCCATAACCCTCACGTGAACCCGCTTCCAACTGGCTATGAAGACGAATAA